The stretch of DNA CActtggcagaaaatcctgtaggTGGAGAATACGAATCACTGAAAACGAATTTTCCTgatgaagaggtatcattcgtaggagaagatatcaccaaaacctatgacggttggagaatgttcttcgatagagttgcaaacttcaaaggagtaggtattggaGCATATTTTTGGTATTAGAGATGggtcaacactatccggtatccaAAAAACTTAGATTTtcgtgtaccaataatatggcagaatacgaggcttgcatcttggggctcaagttggccattgacatgaacattcaggaattgctggtaattggtGACTCAAACCTTTTGGTAcaccaggttctaggagaatgggctacaaagaataccaaaatattgtcGTATCTGTACTATATGCAAGAATTGAggaagagattcacaaagatagagttcaaacatgttccgagaatccagaatgagtttgcagatgcgttggccactctatcttccatgatacaacacccagacaagaatttcatcaatcCTATTCCAGTAGGGAtccataatcagccagcttattgtgaTCATGTTGAAGAAGAATCTGATGGGAATCCGTGgtttcatgacatcaaagaatacttggcaaaaAGAGAGTACCCAgagcacgcaaatcatactcaAAAATACAcactccgaagattgtccaaccatttcttccaaagtggaggaattctgtacagaaggactccggatctaggattattacggtgtgtcgacgccaaggaagcatccaaattgctcaaagagatacatgccggaacttgcgaaccacacatgaatggctttgttttagctaagaagatattaagagcaggatatttctggatgactatgaaaacggactgcatcaggtatgtccaaaagtgtcattAATACCAAGTACATGCGGATATGATatgagtgccacccaatgaactcaatgcaacaagtgcaccttggccaTTCTCCGCTTGGGGGATGGATATCATGGGTCCAATCAAACTcgccgcttcaaatgggcacatgttcattctagtggccataaaCTATTTCACAAATTGGGTTGAAGCCAcatcttacaaggctgtaactaaaAAGGTCATCGCAGATTTTGTTAGGGATCGTATTGTCTGTCGATTCGGGGCACCGGAATCAATCATCACCGATAACGCCaccaaccttaacagtgatttgatgaaatccatgtgtgaaaccttcaagatcaagcataagaattccacaacaTACATGCCACAAATGAATGAAGCCATGGAAGCCGCAAAtaaaaacatcaagaagattttaagaaagatggtagataatcacaaacaatggcacgagaagttactaTTTGCCCTGCTTGGATATCTATGGCACTGAAGCCGTCATTCCCACCGAAGTAGAAATTCgttctttgagaatcatacaagaggctgaactcagtgatgcagaatggatacaaAGTCGTTATGAGCAACTGACTCTCATTGACGGAAAAAGAATGAACTCattatgtcacggtcaactttacCAGAACAGAATATCCAGAGCTTTCAATAAAAGGGTCAGGCCCAGACAATTCACATcggggcagttggtgctaaagcggatcttcccgcatcaagataaagccaaagggaaattttcacccaattggcaagggccctacatgattcacagagtactaacaggaggagcgctcACACTCGCAGAGATAGACGAAGAAGTTtagccaaaacctatcaactcagacgcaatcaagagatactatgtttagattgtttacatttcttcatataactgaactatgcttgacctgattcccgtttaagaggggatacgtaggcagccctatgAGTTCGGTCACATCTCAATAAAATCTTCACTTTTTGCCATGGtcataaactggggcagaattttgaggaggaccctcaaaattctaaagaaaGTCCAGCCAACTTCGTCATACATAAAATAGTCAAAGAATTGCTTTTAAATTGGGGCAgtattttgaggaggaccctcaaaattctagagAAAGGAagccgcaatgtctctaaaatatgtcacagtcattggttcatctaacttAGTCGATGTTgcatactactatattttaaataactacaaaTTCATGCATTTCTTTCgaaaaaactttatttctataaaCAGCCAAatgttacccagggtgactcaaaCAGGATCTCAAGACAGGAGCACAGGCAAAGCAAAAGACAAAAGCGCGAACCAAGCTTCCCTTGTAAAACTCACAATTATTCTTTGGATGCAGAAACAGTAAGACAGTAATATCTGCAGACATGTCAGGTCACCAGCTTCAAGATAGCGGATTATCTATCCCAAGCATCTCCAGCTAAGAAACACTCTACTATCACTCATCGTTTTCCTTActtcgagactaagcattgtcttatatttttgcatgaggctaagcatcgcctccttaattgcataaggctaagcattgtatttccttgcatgagactaagcgttgtctcctttctttgcatgagactaagcattgtctcctcttcctgcatgaggctaagcactgcctccctaattgcataaggctaagaactgcctttccttgcatgagactaagtattgtctcctttccttacatcgagactaagcattgtctcctattttgcataaggctaagccctgcctccctaattgcatcgagactaagcattgtctcctattttgcatgaggctagacctttcctccctaattgcataaggctaagcactgcctttccttgcatgagactaagcattgtctcctttctttgcatgagactaagcattgtctctattttgcatgaggctaagccctgcctccttaactgcataaggctaagcattgactTTTCGTatatcgagactaagcattgtctcctattttgcataaggctaagccctgcctccctaattgcataaggctaagcactgcctttccttacatcgagactaagcattgtctcctattttgcatgaggctaaaccctgcctccctaattgtataaggctaagcattgcctttccttgcatgagattaagcattgtctctcttctttgcatgagactaagcattgtctcccattttGTATGAGATTAAGCCCTGCCTCCCTTTTTTGCATACGGCTAAGCACTTCCTTTTCCTcaagattaaatactatctccGCTATGCCATCTAAAACCTAGCACTATCCTCTGTTcacctagggctaagcactgccctcatcttacACAAAACTAAGCCTTGTTTTGTCTCACCTTCGCATGTGACCAAGCGTCACATCTTTGTACTTCATAGGCTGAAATATCGCCACTTTGTCCAAAGGTGTCATAGTCCGAAGgaatcatcctcatagccggaggacaccattccatggccggaggatctctcaaaagtgcacatcattattcaaaggaatCATAGTTCAGAGGCATCATTCTCATAGCCCGGGGACATCATTTCATGACCTGCGAATCCCTTgtcacatgattcatggcccaggacgtcatggtctaaggacatcatcctcaccaactttcatggtccaaagggaatttgcatcatgtctaaattctcgcaataatccatatatacttgggTGCATCGTGTTTAAGTTTTGtaggtaatccaggaagtaatcgttctcctaacgggagcaatctttgcTCCGGTTTTCGTTCAACGTTCACATCCTACAATTATTTCAAACGCAACCAACCACCATAAGTTACCCATTTTTACTTGATAATCGATCAGATACTCATTTTGAGATACATCCATAACATTTCAAGATTCACATTCATGATTTCGCGCAAATTCATCTGATATTGTCCTACCCTAAAAGACCCATTTTCGAAGCATACAACtattcttataacaactccatcggttcagttcaccgttggatccagaactacacacggcctgattcttgtaacaccagggatatgtaggcaactcaggagcCAGGGTTCGGCCTCCATTTTTTAAATCTcctcattcggtcaaaatcggtcattagttctttacccgacaactctttcatcattcctgcgtaaagaggggcagctgttgatacccaattttgccctcatattttctcaaacagtatatatattttcaaaatatcaCTTTGTGTCATTACTTAGtttacaagcattttctataatttttcataatttttaaagctcaaaaattaatttctttctacatttttattatataaatatctaataattatcctttaaaattattttgtgatgacttagttacctaaaattattatttttgcacatataatatatgcttcaaatattttatttcatttcatataattacattagcatttttAATCTATTTATCTAATTTTTGCAATAATGACCTGTATTCATACATAAAGGCTCTTTATTCTATATTATTTATGTCAAAATAGCAAATTTATAttataatacaaagttattattttaagtatttaagtgcataaataatatttgcaTTCATTTATTAAGCATTTCCCATAagttattttgataaattttgtggTATTTAATTAATAGCCAAATTTTTTACCTATTTTTTAGACCCAAATTAACCCAGCAGCTCTGGCCCAACCCCCCAAAGCCCaatccaaacgacccctaaaaTTAACCCGGTCGGTACCCATTTTTATAACCTGACCCGTTCATTTTTGAATCCCagtcgttgatctctcaagatcaacagCCTTCGTTCGTTTACCCCCTTCTTTAATTAACCAAACCCACCCAAACCCTAACATTCTCTCTTAACCCGCCGCCCTAAATCCTCTCATCTCTCCTTCTCCCCCCCTTTCCTGTGCTTCCTGTAAAGAAACCCTAGACACCATATCCAATCCTCTCCAATCCCAACCCGaacatggaatcaatccatgatttACTTACCTATTTTGTGTTACTCTGCTATTATACGCGTGTTTATGGTGTTACTAAGTTCTTGCCCcatttttggcaagaactaccTCTCAAGAACCGGACTGAATTACCTTTATTTCGTGAAGACCTGGACGATCTCTCATCTATATACATGCTACAATGAATGAACCTTGCATTATTGGTTCGATTCAAGGTCGTTGGACCCGGCTAGGGTTTGgaattttcctttttccttattAATCTTCGATTGACTGTAATATTATTTCCTTTCTTatgtttgattgattgttttccttatttgttcgcttgattcctactactatataaacccctcccctttcCCCTTTAAAAAAAATGGATACTTTCACTAAAAATTGGAGCTTTATTCTGTGATTCCATCATTCTCTTGTTCTATATTttattttggccggctgaaatccAAGGCCACTGAGATTTTATTATTTGAACTTTCTCTTGGTGCTAGCATTGCCCGGAGTTCTTCTGAAGCTCTTGGAAACTTTGACGCATAGAGATTTTGGGTTCTTGTGGAATTTGTGTTCTTTGTTGTTGTCCGTTTAACTAGTAAGTCGCTTAATCTTTTGCAATTTTGTTTTTTATGTGTCTTTGATTTGCATGTACTCTCGCTTATGAAATCTATGGCTTAACATGTTTCTGGGCTATTTTTTATGCACAACTCTGTTAACCTTACACTCGTTTTAAACCTCTCTAGCATTTAACTCCTCCTAATGCTGCTGGTTCTGAGATTGTCtatgtctaacttggataatctgaacTCTCCTAAGCTCGTTTAGCTAGTGTATTGGTGTCTGAAATTTCatgaatatgcttacctgcttcGTCCTGAATCTATGTAATGAATGCCTCACATCTGTAATAACCTGTGTTAAGGCCTTCACTGTTAACTATGTTTGGTTTCTCTGTTATTGTGTCACTTAGCATGCCCGCTTGATCTCACACCCTTTTAATGATGGGCTTTCAATCTTAACAGTTACCTCAACTTGTTTTCCCTGTCCTGTTTGAACCATTTTATTTTATGGCATAACATAGATCTTCCTTAGTTAATTAGTCCATTGTGTCAATCCCAGAATCCCTACATGTGCTATCTGGTATGAACTTGCTACCTCACTGCTATGAATCTCCGCAATATTTGTCTTACATGTACAATGTGTTTCAATTTGTATTAAGGCCATTCTCTATGATCTTGCTTCTATGCCAATATGTTCCCCAGCATGTCTATGGTTCATCTTATATCCTGTTCTTTCAGTGATTATTTTGCTTGTCACAATGTGCATCccccatcatgtctaaatacTGATTAGCATGACACTAGGATATGTTTAGCATCATCTATTAGGTTTTAACTTGTTTGTATTGTGCATCTATGactgcaaacttgtttctcccctGACCCTTCCCACATGTATTTTTTTCATAAGTTGTACTTCCTATCATGTCTCAATGCAACCCTATTTTCTGATAAGAGTTAATATGTTTATCTTATTGATGCTAAGATGTATACTTAACCTAAATTGGACTTCTTAGGTCTCAACCTGTTTTTGTTAACTTTTGTCAAGTTTTACAAACTTGTTCCTCCCTCTAATTTTCCCAATATgggtttgttatgtgctactttgcTAAATGTTGAAGTTCTACTAAATAAAGTCTTGTGATCTCCTTGATTAGTCGTGTATCGAAtgtggctctttgttgaaggcctgAGCATGCTGTGTAAGAGCaattgaaggcccaggcaatgctgggtatttattttatttgggcATGCTATGGGCCTCTTATCACTGTTATGTAATATTTGTTAATTTACTCATTATTGGGCAtgtaataatctttgtataaacaattgtGGTTGTTAGCAAAAGGGAATGGGATAGATTTTAATATTCACATGCGATGGgaagataacatgcctataggactcaatGATGTGTGTGTTATATGTGTCGTTCACTCTCTATgtacactatagaaatcatgccattaggagaagcacacacactcacactacttgcctactagcaaagcatgagctcaaatgcttcaattatccttgttgctacatgttattggaaaacatgcccataggaaataaatatcgttgaactttccttcaatttgcattGCTGCAGCATatatactagaaatcatgcctataggatttggaTCACTTCATTTGCTACTGTATCGCACTGATCAtaagaaatcatgcctataggattttgataATTTCATTTGCTATTGTATCGCACTGTTCACtacaaaccatgcctataggactaagTACAACAATAAAATGAGTTCCAAGCGTCAGCTGTTAGAGAACCTGCCCATAGGGTATAGTTACTCGTTCTATATTAATGATGAACCTCTAAAAACTGTTTACTGCTTGTTTATGCCACTGTCATCAAGCATAAGTAATTCTGGGCTCCCCCCCAATGGTCTTCATTACGCCTTACCGCGTAAGTCATCTAGACTCAACAAGGTTAATAATTGGAAACATGTAATCTTAATAATCAGCGTGTATAATCCTGTCTATGAGCAGTGCTTGGCCTCTGAAGCTGCTTGTGTGCTTCGATGCcttgtcacatagaaatcatgtctatagggcttaaggttcttaattcgGAATTGCCTAACATGAAAACTTGTCttacgtgcatttgttgcttaagtgtggaggcaaacttgagctcTTAATTGTCCATACTTGAAGTCTAATgtgtttttgtatgtcgcctagttttgacatttctaaGCAGTCTAAGTAAGGTCTAGaatcacccaaatagaggtccaaaaccttCTGGACCATAGTTATGGGACAGATAGTGCATGCATAGGGTACGAtctataattgaattagaacgcttttaggtaacaactttaacatagtaatcgggtagcaggagatgatagtctgtgcccgctgaataatatgagtaacaccacatcttgagggagttacgaagtattttttatgttgcacggggtgatcctttaggataAAAGACTTAGGACCCCCCTCTTATTTGTATGtcgttattagatctaaatagtcagatccctatattcgcactaggatctgtattaatcatgttgtaataaagttctgtGACTTCTGAACTCCTtggtttatttgatcacctaactTAATCATAAttcacataatcttaagttcagccgggacccacaattgtggacctcgaggagtgcctaacaccttctatttgaggtaatttgagcccttacccgatctttggtgacgcagattagtcaaacagagttatttgcaaataggtgccctaacgcaccttaaacatTGTTAGGTGtagactctcctcttttaatacctcctttaaaagagttgtcacacgtcgaaactcgcttttcgcgagaaaacggggctgcgacaaacgtgggatgctatttcgggaaaaatattttctttaaaagttaaatatgaaggctcccacggtgatataaggaaatgagatattgtaaaattatttattatttgggactagaggcggtacctcgggagtgcacttattgatatttatttatggctgCATTTACCCTTGATTGATTGTGGGGATTTCTCTTAAAGCTGTAAATTTCTGTTTcctttccacgaggtattatttgcccttattttgtgtaatttaatggtgacatactacttactcaATTCATTTTCcttatcatttattgttattatattgttaaacatatcaccatatcttttattattgcagtagggcttgacctgacctcgtcactactctatcgaggttaggcttggcacttactgggtatcgctgtggtgtactcatactatatttttgcacatctttttgtgcagatccaggtacatcttatcagaccataCATCAGTGAGCTACATATGTACGGAGACTTTCGAGGTAtagctgccagcgtccgcagacttcggagtctccttctatcattattatgttgcttccttatttttctttagaccctgatatatagatacattgaggataaattcttagaagtatgtgacttatttctaccgagttttgggagttgataTTATTTGAATTGCAGTTTCATTTATTTTTAGATTTCTATTGAtatttccgcattgataggcttacctagtcttatagactaggtaccatcacgacatcctacggagaaaatttggggtcgtgacagtaaacTTCATGATTACATCATGACATGTGCAATTGTTAATTAAACTCCCAGTTTACTATGACATGTATTTCTATATCAATAAACATCCATTTTACTGTGTCATGTAATTTCaccatatttttttatttatgtcGTATAAATCAAGCAATAAAACAggtaatttttatatatatattatctgctacaattgtagtaatataaagatattaaatcttctcattatttatagtctcaatataaccaaccgctttcccgaatactttagaaacttaataagtttctttgagatttACTACAACACAATGccttattgataatcaattttattcCTCAAAAATAGTAATAATTGTCTCTTCGAGAgatctcaattaattttgtactagcATATATTCATCAACATCTATATGGTGAATGTCTCTTTTAAAGaaaaagttataccattatggtcatggtcaaaattataTGCAAGATCTGTTTGTTGCATTACTGTTGTCCTTTAATAATTAcattgccaaaatattttggcgtacAATAGGTACGTGTccaatgaccattcatgccataataatgacattattttcttatttcatctcaaaccccCTTCTAGAGGTGAGTGTGTCATATTCTCtaccactagcacgttcatattcttccAGGAATGAATATATATTCATAAATCATATGTTGCCACATTCATAATCATCTATATatgctttacaaaatctcatgtcaaatcgatgataaatattaattttacagagcgaaggattattttgagaattcttattattctcattaccacaatgatgacgattataatttcgtctattgcCACGTGCACATCCATTGATATCTTCACAATAATAATTTTGCCTTCTTTAAGACTTATTACATATTGCTACCACATTCTCTTAAAGGAacgagaatgaagcaaattcaatgggacgtgtttccacttcttgtgctcataatcatatatgaatttgatcatggcaagacaTAGAGATTTTACCACTTCGGGTGGTTATAATTGCTCACAAACAttattagagttataatcaaaatttattatctttgcttgtatttaaaatcaaattatagaatttcaagaatttaaaagagaaaaataaggtaaaatacttaccttaaatcCAGAATTTATTCCCGAAGAAAGTTCATGGAATAATTGACAATCACTATGCTCAATATTATGTACAAG from Nicotiana tomentosiformis chromosome 11, ASM39032v3, whole genome shotgun sequence encodes:
- the LOC138901106 gene encoding uncharacterized protein, coding for MDQLKYIFQKPMPTRKLAKWQILLSEFDIIYVTQKAVKGQALADHLAENPVGGEYESLKTNFPDEEVSFVGEDITKTYDGWRMFFDRVANFKGVEYEACILGLKLAIDMNIQELLVIGDSNLLVHQVLGEWATKNTKILSYLYYMQELRKRFTKIEFKHVPRIQNEFADALATLSSMIQHPDKNFINPIPVGIHNQPAYCDHVEEESDGNPWFHDIKEYLAKRENSKTVISADMSGHQLQDSGLSIPSISS